The sequence ACACCGGCAGGTCGGCGGGCAGGCCCGAGGTGATCAGCTGCAGCAGTTCCGGGCGGAAGGTATCGCTGTAGAACCGCGCCTTCCACAGCCCGTCATCCAGGTCGTAGAACGCCACACTCACGTCCGAGAAGCGGGCCTGCAGCACCGTCAGGGCCTCACGGATCAAGCTGGAGGGTGAGGCGCTGCTGCCCACCGCCTCGGTGTAGCGCACGAAGGCGTCCAGCGCCGCCGTGTGCGCCTCCAGCTCAGCGGTGCGCTCCTGCACCCGGCGCTCCAGCTCCGCGCTGCGTTCCCGCTCGGCCTGGGCCGCCGCGTGGCGCAGCAGCGACAGTTCCAGGTGCGTCCCGACCCGCGAGCGCAGTTCACGCGCTGAGAACGGCTTGACCAGATAGTCGTCGGCCCCCGCCTCCAGACCGTCCAGGCGCGCCTCCTCGCCGGCCCGCGCAGAGAGCAGGATCACCGGGATGTGCCGGGTGCGCGGCTCGGCCCGCAGTGCCTGCAGCAGCCCGAAGCCGTCCAGCCGGGGCATCATCACGTCGCTCAGCACCAGGTCCGGCGGATCGGCCAGCGCGGCCTCCAGCGCCTGCTGGCCGTCGGCCACCACCTGCAGCGCGTACCTGCTGCCCAGCAGCCGGGCCACATACGCGCGCAGGTCGGCGTTGTCATCGGCCAGCAGCAGCCTTGGCCGGGCCGGGTCGGGCACAGCGGTGTCCGGGGCCAGGAGGTCCTCGTCGGCCCACTGCACCGCCTCCTGCAGGAACGGCGACGGCAGGGTGGCGCGCCCGGCCACGGCCCGCCCCTCCCGGTCCTCCACCCGGTCGGGCGCCAGATGCGCCCGGCCGCGCGGCAGCGTCACCGTGAAGGTACTGCCCTCGCCCGGCACGCTGTGCAGGGTGATGTCGCCGCCGTGTAGCTGCACCAGCTCGCGGACCAGCGCCAGCCCGATGCCAGTGCCCTCGAAACTGCGGCCGCTGGCGCCCTCCACCCGGCTGAAGCGCTCGAACACCCGCGCCTGCTCGGCGGCGGGAATGCCGGTGCCGCTGTCCTGGACCTGCAGCTGCCAGTGGCCGCCGGCAAGCTGCAGTCGCACGTCAATGCCGCCCTGCAGGGTGAACTTGTAGGCGTTGGACAGCAGGTTCAGGACAATCTTTTCCCATAGCTCCGGGTCCACGTAGGCCAGCTCCCGGGTGTCCGGGACCTCCACGGTGTAGCGCAGCCCAGCGCCTTCCAGCAGCGAGCGGAAGGCGCTGGCCAGGTCGGTGGTGAGCGCCGGCAGGTCGGTGGGCCGGAAGGTGGCGTCCGCGCGGCCTGCCTCGATGCGGGTGAAGTCCAGCATGGTGTTCACCAGCTTCAGCAGCCGCAGGGCGTTGCGGTGGGTGGTCTGCAGCTCGCTGCGCTGCGCGGCATCCAGGTTGCCTGGATGCGCCAGCAGTTCCTCCAGCGGCCCCAGCATCAGCGTCAGCGGGGTGCGGAACTCGTGGCTGACGTTCGAGAAGAAGGCGGTCTTGGCGCGGTCCAGCTCGGCCAGCGCCTCGGCTCGCTGCCGGGCCTCCTGATAGGCCGCCGCGCTCGCCAGGGCCGCCGCCACCTGACCGGCGAACAGGTCCAGAAACCCCCGGTACGCGTCGTCCAGCGGCCGGTAGGGGTTCAGGCCCATGACCAGCAAGCCCAGCGGCTCCGCCTGACCCTGCTGCTGCAACGGCAGCGCCAGCGCCTGCACCGGCGGGCGATCCCAGGCGCCCTGCGGCAGCGGCTCCAACCCCTCCAGCGGCATCAGCCGGCCCGCGTCCAGATCCGCCGGCCCGGTCAGCAGCTGGGCAGCCAGCCGTTCGCCCTGCTCCGGTGAGCCGAAGCCCGCCATGCCCGCCAGCTGGAGCGGCTGGCCCGGCCGGTGCAGCGCCGTGAGGGCAAACGGAAGGTCGCGCGCCTCCGCGGAGAGGCACGCTTCCAGGGCGGCACACACGCCGGCGGTGGTGCGGGCGGTGCTGGTGCGGGCCGCCAGGTCGCGCAGCACCTGCAGTCGGCGCTCGCTGACCACCCGCTCGCTGTCCTCGGTCACCACGCACAGCATG comes from Deinococcus sonorensis KR-87 and encodes:
- a CDS encoding ATP-binding protein; translated protein: MLTSRFAMWLAWGDQLTFFCNDAYLPTLGVKQEWALGTRADVVWEEIWKDIGPRIAHVLSTGEATWDEGLLLFLERSGYVEETYHTFSYSPVADDDGIVAGMLCVVTEDSERVVSERRLQVLRDLAARTSTARTTAGVCAALEACLSAEARDLPFALTALHRPGQPLQLAGMAGFGSPEQGERLAAQLLTGPADLDAGRLMPLEGLEPLPQGAWDRPPVQALALPLQQQGQAEPLGLLVMGLNPYRPLDDAYRGFLDLFAGQVAAALASAAAYQEARQRAEALAELDRAKTAFFSNVSHEFRTPLTLMLGPLEELLAHPGNLDAAQRSELQTTHRNALRLLKLVNTMLDFTRIEAGRADATFRPTDLPALTTDLASAFRSLLEGAGLRYTVEVPDTRELAYVDPELWEKIVLNLLSNAYKFTLQGGIDVRLQLAGGHWQLQVQDSGTGIPAAEQARVFERFSRVEGASGRSFEGTGIGLALVRELVQLHGGDITLHSVPGEGSTFTVTLPRGRAHLAPDRVEDREGRAVAGRATLPSPFLQEAVQWADEDLLAPDTAVPDPARPRLLLADDNADLRAYVARLLGSRYALQVVADGQQALEAALADPPDLVLSDVMMPRLDGFGLLQALRAEPRTRHIPVILLSARAGEEARLDGLEAGADDYLVKPFSARELRSRVGTHLELSLLRHAAAQAERERSAELERRVQERTAELEAHTAALDAFVRYTEAVGSSASPSSLIREALTVLQARFSDVSVAFYDLDDGLWKARFYSDTFRPELLQLITSGLPADLPVFSEALRTRQPLFVDAWNEEEGGVAHSQDYGTTSLYPLLVNGEVVGMLSVALKSVQAWSERDRAVVRAVGRSLNLALERTAVATRLEVQNTELEARTRALESFASLTRDLTLQVDPLALVRRAQEVALSLLPEGYAAYYEPGNGRWRLLSQVGDRLDEQLQRQAEAGLPFDQTPPLDLPWASRTGYYESHPDPLPGQPGAVAALPLLVNGEMYGIFGVALYRQPHWSAAERTVLETVSRSLGLAVERALSVAQLEARTRELERSNQELEQFAYVASHDLQEPLRSVTSFSQLLVRRYADHDDERAQQYVRFIEEGTSRMAQLIQDLLAYSRVARSADIFQVVPVAPLVARLQREAQPRLRAAGAEFRCGTLPDVTGDPAQVRQLFELLLDNAVKFRDPARPLQLQLTADREGPMVRFELHDTGIGIAEEYFQRIFVIFQRLHARHHHEGNGIGLAIARKIVEHHGGQIGVRSVEGEGSVFWFTLPSAHGGLRGEGSSGG